One genomic region from Leptospira montravelensis encodes:
- a CDS encoding DUF1189 family protein: MNQTINFLKSVYLAFIPTLGLKHAKQNHNIGTKTDILYLAILIAIPGFFSMLFASFFFFANPDKYFDDFPAFKILNGNVETEIECDSKYEDEESGLALYFVHCSESIPNDLPVNSVIISSKHISVVRKSGEIRSFPAGTFGDWDFTSENIQQWIKLGTIPAIILGFLVMILFQFIIRKIEIFIISIFYNLFKNIKNAEENYKNSLNGIIFLAIIPSALIDAFFGKFEIINSITFYIFIFYIILYLVLLIKDIKKKEANVG, translated from the coding sequence ATGAATCAAACCATTAATTTTTTAAAAAGCGTATATCTTGCTTTTATACCTACCCTAGGTTTAAAACATGCGAAACAAAACCATAATATTGGAACCAAAACTGATATTTTGTATTTGGCAATTTTGATTGCAATTCCTGGTTTTTTTTCAATGCTCTTTGCATCGTTTTTTTTCTTCGCAAATCCTGATAAATATTTCGACGACTTTCCTGCTTTCAAGATTTTGAATGGAAATGTTGAAACAGAGATTGAGTGCGATTCTAAATATGAAGATGAAGAATCTGGACTTGCACTATATTTCGTTCATTGCTCCGAATCCATTCCTAATGATTTGCCTGTTAATTCTGTAATTATTTCAAGTAAACACATAAGTGTAGTTAGGAAATCCGGCGAAATAAGATCTTTTCCTGCAGGCACTTTCGGCGATTGGGATTTCACAAGTGAAAATATCCAACAATGGATAAAGCTGGGAACCATACCTGCCATTATTTTGGGATTTTTGGTTATGATTCTATTTCAATTTATAATAAGAAAAATAGAAATTTTTATAATCTCAATTTTCTATAACTTATTTAAGAATATAAAAAATGCGGAAGAGAATTATAAAAATTCACTAAATGGGATTATTTTTTTAGCAATCATACCATCAGCCCTGATTGACGCATTCTTTGGGAAATTTGAAATTATCAACTCAATTACTTTCTATATATTTATATTTTACATAATCCTTTATTTGGTATTGTTAATAAAAGATATAAAAAAGAAGGAAGCAAATGTCGGCTGA